The Microcaecilia unicolor chromosome 6, aMicUni1.1, whole genome shotgun sequence genome includes a window with the following:
- the OXTR gene encoding oxytocin receptor produces MESSCAELNECWVLLVNNSLENSSLGHRASAGNSTGDPVKRNEEIAKVEVAVLSLILFLALTGNLCVLLAIHITRHKHSRMYFFMKHLSIADLVVAIFQVLPQLLWDITFRFYGPDFLCRLVKYLQVVGMFASTYMLLLMSLDRCLAICQPLRSLHRRSDRAYVILTWLLSLLASIPQVHIFSLKEVTSGVYDCWAEFVQPWGLKAYVTWITVTVYIIPVLILTVCYGLISFKIWQNIRLKTLCETNMKLTTTSTRKPALSRVSSVKLISQAKIRTVKMTFIIVLAYIICWTPFFFVQMWSVWDKNAPKEASLFIIAMLLGSLNSCCNPWIYMLFTGHLFHDLLQRVLCCSSRYLKSRQQGSDLSTSRKSNSSTFVLSQKSSSQKSVSHTSTT; encoded by the exons ATGGAGAGCTCGTGTGCCGAGCTGAACGAGTGCTGGGTCCTTCTGGTTAATAACTCATTGGAAAACTCCAGCCTGGGGCACAGAGCTTCTGCTGGGAACAGCACTGGGGACCCCGTGAAAAGGAACGAGGAGATAGCCAAGGTGGAGGTGGCTGTGCTGTCCCTCATCCTCTTCCTAGCCCTGACTGGCAACCTGTGTGTGTTGCTGGCTATCCACATCACCAGACACAAACACTCCCGCATGTACTTCTTCATGAAGCATCTTAGCATAGCTGATCTGGTGGTGGCCATCTTCCAGGTTCTACCACAGCTCCTTTGGGACATCACCTTCAGGTTTTATGGACCAGACTTCCTGTGCCGACTGGTGAAGTATCTTCAGGTCGTGGGGATGTTTGCATCCACCTACATGCTGCTCCTGATGTCTCTGGACAGGTGCTTGGCCATCTGTCAGCCCCTCAGGTCATTACACCGGCGTTCAGACCGAGCTTACGTGATCCTTACCTGGCTTCTGAGTCTTCTAGCCAGCATCCCGCAGGTCCACATCTTTTCCTTAAAGGAGGTGACCAGTGGGGTGTATGACTGCTGGGCAGAGTTTGTCCAGCCCTGGGGGCTAAAAGCTTATGTCACCTGGATCACGGTCACCGTCTACATCATTCCGGTATTGATTCTGACGGTCTGTTATGGGTTGATCAGCTTCAAAATCTGGCAGAATATTAGACTGAAAACCTTGTGTGAGACCAATATGAAGCTGACGACCACCTCGACCCGCAAACCAGCGCTATCCCGGGTCAGCAGCGTGAAGCTCATCTCCCAAGCCAAGATCCGAACAGTGAAAATGACCTTTATTATAGTACTGGCCTATATCATTTGTTGGACTCCATTCTTCTTTGTGCAGATGTGGTCAGTCTGGGACAAAAATGCTCCCAAGGAAG CCTCTCTCTTCATCATTGCCATGTTGCTGGGAAGCCTGAACAGCTGCTGCAACCCCTGGATCTACATGCTGTTCACTGGCCACCTCTTCCATGacctgctccagcgtgttctGTGCTGCTCCTCACGCTACTTAAAGTCCCGGCAGCAAGGAAGTGACCTCAGCACCAGCAGGAAGAGCAATTCCTCTACCTTTGTGCTCAGTCAGAAGAGCTCCAGTCAAAAGAGTGTCTCGCACACATCCACAACCTGA